A window of Puntigrus tetrazona isolate hp1 chromosome 11, ASM1883169v1, whole genome shotgun sequence contains these coding sequences:
- the LOC122354689 gene encoding LOW QUALITY PROTEIN: calcium-activated potassium channel subunit beta-2-like (The sequence of the model RefSeq protein was modified relative to this genomic sequence to represent the inferred CDS: inserted 1 base in 1 codon) encodes MFLWAGSKGAQGSGSERRTFYQKIREYDILEKRRTVTALKAGEDRAILLGLSMILFSAMMYFVLGITMVRSYSDSIWTEESNCTVLNSSIVAEINCSYSCGSECRKNSRFPCLQVFVGLNFTSKVLRLSYNEEAHEANPECFYIPKCXRDHTLMHSIVMNISERLKTHQQVLCYYDPSEQQDSVLLTRLYGRGAIISSLLWPTCTLVGGTLIIAMVKLTQYLSFLCEQISRIKR; translated from the exons ATGTTTCTGTGGGCTGGAAGTAAAGGAGCTCAGGGATCAGGAAGTGAGAGAAG GACCTTTTATCAGAAGATTCGAGAGTATGATATTTTGGAGAAGAGGAGGACTGTCACAGCACTGAAGGCTGGAGAGGACAGAGCCATTCTCTTAGGCCTCAGCATGATCCTTTTCTCTGCCATGATGTACTTTGTGTTAGGCATCACAATGGTGCGCTCGTACTCAGACAG CATTTGGACAGAGGAGTCAAACTGCACAGTACTGAACTCTAGCATAGTTGCTGAGATTAACTGCAGCTACAGCTGTGGCTCAGAGTGCAGGAAGAACTCCAGGTTTCCCTGTCTTCAAGTATTCGTCGGTCTGAACTTCACCAGCAAAGTTCTGCGGCTGTCATACAACGAGGAGGCCCACGAGGCCAACCCTGAG TGTTTTTACATCCCAAAGT ATAGGGACCACACGCTGATGCACAGCATTGTGATGAACATCTCAGAGCGTCTGAAGACGCACCAGCAGGTCCTGTGTTACTACGACCCCTCGGAGCAGCAGGACAGCGTCCTCCTGACGCGTCTCTACGGCCGCGGGGCCATCATTAGCTCGCTCCTCTGGCCCACGTGCACGCTGGTGGGGGGCACGCTCATCATCGCCATGGTGAAGCTCACTCAGTACCTGTCCTTCTTGTGCGAGCAGATCAGCCGCATTAAAAGGTGA